A genomic segment from Polyangium mundeleinium encodes:
- a CDS encoding alpha/beta fold hydrolase, which produces MIAIGPVSARTDDGWHLRGEILAEGTRPAVALLLHAMMASRRSMDKPRGAGLAATLAAAGLAVVSMDLRGHGESGPSAREGARYTYDDCVLFDVPALVGLTRSLFPDKRVIIIGHSLGAHAALVSAGVFPDKAPDAIASIAGNFWFPSDEPSAARRAAKAATLRTWLAAAEAVGYFDPKPLRIGSDAVALPYIRQFWKVWSSDRYSSMDDRYDYAEALTRVACPVLAVASEGDKLLAHPASVTRFFSRIGSTEKRLRIVTHAEHEGRAPDHMGLVTDARSLPVWRDIAEWAASLA; this is translated from the coding sequence ATGATCGCAATCGGGCCCGTCTCCGCCCGGACTGACGACGGCTGGCACCTGCGCGGCGAAATCCTCGCCGAAGGCACGCGGCCCGCAGTGGCGCTGCTCCTGCACGCGATGATGGCGAGCCGCAGGAGCATGGACAAACCACGCGGCGCGGGCCTCGCCGCGACCCTCGCCGCGGCCGGGCTCGCGGTCGTCTCCATGGATCTCCGCGGCCACGGCGAGAGCGGCCCCTCCGCGCGAGAAGGCGCGCGGTACACGTACGACGATTGCGTGCTCTTCGACGTCCCCGCGCTCGTCGGCCTCACCCGCTCCCTGTTCCCAGACAAACGCGTGATCATCATCGGCCACAGCCTCGGCGCGCACGCGGCGCTCGTGTCGGCCGGCGTTTTTCCGGACAAGGCCCCCGACGCGATCGCCTCGATCGCCGGGAACTTCTGGTTCCCTTCGGACGAACCGAGCGCCGCGCGGCGCGCCGCGAAGGCGGCCACGCTCCGGACCTGGCTCGCCGCGGCGGAGGCCGTCGGCTATTTTGACCCCAAACCATTGCGCATCGGCTCGGACGCCGTCGCCCTGCCGTACATCCGCCAGTTCTGGAAGGTGTGGTCCTCCGATCGCTACAGCAGCATGGACGATCGGTACGATTATGCGGAGGCGCTCACCCGCGTCGCCTGCCCGGTCCTCGCCGTGGCGAGCGAGGGCGACAAACTCCTCGCGCACCCCGCATCCGTCACGCGTTTCTTCTCCCGCATCGGCAGCACGGAGAAGAGGCTGCGCATCGTGACGCACGCCGAGCACGAAGGCCGGGCGCCGGATCACATGGGGCTCGTGACCGACGCGCGCTCGCTCCCCGTCTGGCGAGACATCGCGGAATGGGCAGCGTCACTCGCCTGA